One window of the Amia ocellicauda isolate fAmiCal2 chromosome 18, fAmiCal2.hap1, whole genome shotgun sequence genome contains the following:
- the znf830 gene encoding zinc finger protein 830 has protein sequence MAPPRPGKGKKVVNQEELRRLMREKQRQTADKKKRIEAPFAKYNSLGHLRCVLCNTPVKSELLWQTHVLGSGHKEKVAELKAGVKPTASSDPVSQTPTASILKRKAPDTESLEVKKVKAADGGVSSQSSGLPADFFDGKGGKKVPSSAAPSSLGLLTGAYDKDDDDEEQEEDANKEGGAPVVPKGAELPLPAASGLPGDFFDSSIPPVPIVSHSGSIPKPDEQEKPVEKKDNTAEALPEGFFDDPVRDAKVRKVDAPKDQMDKEWEEFQKEMRQVNNASEAIVAEDDEEGRLDRQIGEIDEQIECYRRVEQLRDKQDIIKEELRRKMDTEPEHSTEEMNSEEEEEELMDLLSGDWRAKGALV, from the exons ATGGCTCCCCCTAGACCGGGCAAGGGAAAGAAAGTGGTGAATCAAGAGGAGCTGCGACGTTTAATGCGAGAGAAACAAAGACAAACTGCGGACAAGAAGAAGCGCATCGAGGCACCGTTTGCCAA ATATAACAGCCTGGGCCACTTAAGGTGTGTCCTCTGCAACACCCCTGTGAAGTCAGAGCTATTGTGGCAAACGCACGTCCTGGGCAGTGGACACAAAGAA AAAGTTGCAGAATTGAAAGCCGGTGTGAAGCCAACAGCGTCCAGTGATCCGGTCAGCCAGACTCCCACAGCTTCAATCCTCAAGAGGAAAGCGCCAGACACTGAGAGTTTAGAAGTGAAAAAAGTGAAAG ctgctgatggtggTGTGAGCTCCCAGTCATCTGG GCTTCCTGCAGATTTCTTTGACGGTAAAGGCGGCAAGAAAGTTCCCAGCTCTGCAGCACCGTCATCACTTGGCTTACTGACCGGTGCCTATGATAAGgacgatgatgatgaagaaCAGGAAGAGGATGCCAACAAAGAGGGTGGGGCTCCCGTCGTGCCGAAGGGGGCTGAGTTACCACTGCCTGCTGCTTCCGGACTCCCAGGAG attttttCGACAGCAGCATTCCTCCAGTCCCCATTGTTTCCCATTCAGGCTCTATTCCAAAGCCAGATGAGCAAGAAAAACCCGTCGAAAA GAAGGATAACACCGCAGAAGCTTTACCAGAGGGATTTTTTGATGATCCAGTGAGAGATGCTAag GTGCGCAAAGTTGATGCACCCAAGGACCAAATGGACAAAGAGTGGGAGGAGTTTCAGAAGGAGATGCGCCAGGTTAATAAT GCTTCAGAAGCCATCGTAGCAGAGGACGACGAGGAGGGGCGCTTAGACCGGCAAATTGGGGAGATTGATGAGCAAAT AGAGTGCTACCGGCGAGTTGAGCAGCTGAGAGACAAACAGGACATCATAAAGGAGGAGCTGAGGAGGAAGATGGATACGGAGCCGGAGCACAGCACCGAGGAGATGAAcagcgaggaagaggaggaggaactCATGGACCTGTTGTCAGGGGACTGGAGAGCAAAAGGGGCTCTTGTGTAG